TGCTGAAGCACACCCACCAGTAATCCGCCGACCACGTTAATCACCATGATCAGTAACCCGGCAACCGCATCACCACGAACAAATTTACTGGCCCCGTCCATAGAACCGTAGAAATCAGCTTCTTGCGTAACATCGGAACGGCGTTTTTTTGCTTCATCTTCGCCAATCAAGCCAGCATTTAAGTCGGCATCGATCGCCATCTGCTTACCGGGCATACCATCCAAAACAAAGCGTGCCCCCACTTCAGCAATACGCCCCGCCCCTTTGGTAATAACCATAAAGTTAATTATGACCAAAATAACAAAGACCACGATGCCGATGGCAAAGTTGCCGCCAACCAGAAAGTGACCAAATGCCTCCACCACGCGGCCCGCAGCCGCCGCACCGGTATGCCCATCCATCAGAATGATACGGGTGGAGGCTACGTTTAGGGATAGACGCAGCAGTGTTGAAAACAGCAGAATGGTTGGGAATGCGGCAAAATCCAGCGTGCGTTGGGTAAACATGGCAACCAACAGCACCATAATGGACAGCGCGATATTAAAGGTAAACAGTAAATCAAGGATGAAGGGCGGCAGCGGCAGCACCATCATCGACAAGATCATCAGGATCAGAATTGGCCCGGCAAGGATTTGCCACTGCGTATCTTTAAAATTGCCCGGTAAACGTAGCAGGGCGGCCAAATTAGCCATTAGTCAGTCTCACTCTCTGTTGCAAAATCCAGCGCTTCCGGCACTGGCAGATGTTCAGGTTTTTTCGGGATTAGCCCGCCTTCCCGTTTCCAACGTTTCAATTGGTATACCCAGGCAAGGACTTCTGCCACCGCAGCATACAGGGTGGCGGGAATATGTTGGCCCACCTCGCTGTGCCGGAACAATGCCCTGGCCAGCGGCGGCGCTTCTAATAACGGAATGCGGTGCTCTGCACCTAACTCACGGATACGCAGTGCCACCGCACCAGCCCCTTTCGCCAGTACCTTAGGCGCACTCATTTTTGCTTCGTTGTATTGCAAGGCAACAGCATAGTGGGTTGGGTTGGTCACAATCACATCAGCTTTAGGGACATCAGCCATCATCCGGCGGCGAGCCATCGCCCGTTGCTGCTGACGAATGCGCCCTTTCACATGCGGATCACCTTCTTGATCTTTAAATTCATCACGTATTTCCTGTTTGGTCATACGTAATTTTTTAATGTGGCTGGTTATTTGGAAGAACACGTCGAATCCAACCATCGGAGTCAGGCCCAATACCACCACCAGTCCACAGAAAATAATCAAGTGGACAGCGTCACCCAAAGCAGCCACCGGGGGGGCGGCCATCAAGCGCATCATATCTGGCCAGTTATGCCAGAGGAATATACCGGTGACCCAACCGACCAGCGTGGCTTTGAGGATAGCCTTCAGCAGTTCAGCCAATGCCTGCGAGGAAAACATACGCTTTAAACCCGCAATCAGGCTCATCCGCTGCAAATCAAACTTGATGGATTCGCCGCTGAACAGCACGCCACCCAACAGCATCGGCACCGCCAACGCCACGATCACCAATCCGGCAAAAATGGGTAGCAATGCCATGATCGTTTGGCTCAGCAGCATCCCTATCTGGCGCAACATCTGTTTATCATCGCTGATAATGCCATGATCGAAATGCAGCCCTTGTGAAATCATAGCCGCCAGTTGGCGAGCCATCGACTCACCAGACACCCACAGGATCGCCAAACCGGCCCCGAGCATCAGCATCGAGGTCAGTTCGCGCGAACGCGGTATTTGGCCTTTTTCGCGAGCCTTCTCCAGCTTGTGGGCTGTGGGTTCCTCGCTCTTTTCCGCGTCGCTATCTTCAGCCACAGCAGGTTTTCCTGTTCAGCGTAAGCGTTCCCATGTCAAATAATGAGGAAATGAAAAATTGCTGTATAGCATGACAAATATTCAGCAAGGTTATGGATGGAACAAAGCAGCAATTAGGGGGTTATTTCTCGGATGAGTACGTCGTGTCAACTTCAGTTGCCTGTAGGGTGCTAGCTGTCGTCAAATTCTGCTAGCCAAGAACACACAACCAGTGATAGAGGATGAAGGGGGGATACTACCAGCCACAACGCCTGAAATAGGCTGTTTCAAATGAAATTATCGCGAGAACAATGCAGCGAGAAATAACGGCAGATGAGAGATCCCCCTCACCTGCCAATTATGACCCACAGCCGGCTTAAAAGCCTAAGCTGTCCAACAGGTCATCAACCTGATCCTGGTTGGCAATAACACCAGCACCATTCTTATCCAATTGTGGCCCGTTAAGTAGACTGTCAGCAGGTTTTTGCGGTTTAGAGGGCATATCTGGAATATTTTCCATCAGTACCATTAACAGTTGCTTCTCAATCTCTTGCACCACATCCATCATGCGTTTGATAACCTGACCGGTAAGGTCCTGGAAATCCTGCGCCATCATGATTTCCAACAATTGTGCGTTGGTAAATGAGGTATGTTGCGGCACAACATCCAAATATTCACGGGTATCAGCAACCAGAGCACGTGCATCTGATAACTCGACAGGGTTAGCAAACCATTCGTCCCAGCGAATTTTAAGCGCCTTCGCCGATGACTCCAGCTCATTTTGGCGCGGCTGTGCTGCCTCAACACAGTTCAGTGCTCTTTCTGCGGCTTGAGCCGTCATATGAACGACGTAATCCAGTCGATCACGGGCATCTGGAATGGCTTCCGCAGCCTGTGCAATCGCCTGATCAAGACCTAATTCGCGTAGGCTGTCGCGTAACATCCGCGTCAATTGGCCAATGCGACTTATTATATCACTGGCTGATGCCGCATCTGTTGCGGGCATTTGATGGTTACTCATCTCGCCTCCTTACATACCCAACTTTTCAAAAATCTTATTGAGCTTCTCTTCCAAGGTAGCGGCAGTGAAAGGTTTCACTACATAACCACTGGCGCCTGCTTGCGCTGCTGCGATGATATTCTCTTTTTTCGCTTCGGCGGTTACCATCAGAACCGGCAAAGTAGCAAGAGCACCATCGGCACGGATAGTTTTTAACAGGTCAAGGCCATCCATATTTGGCATATTCCAGTCAGAAACCACAAAATCAAAACCACCCGCGCGTAATTTATTCAATGCATCGACGCCATCTTCGGCCTCTTCCACATTGTTAAAACCCAGCTCTTTCAGCAGGTTTCTGACAATACGACGCATGGTCGAAAAATCGTCTACCACCAAAAATCTGAGATTCTTATCCGCCATACCAACTCCTAAGGTTTGTTGCTCACCGCTGAGCGATTAAAAACACACGCCCGAAAAATTTCACCCCAACGTCATTGGCGTTACAGTACACCAGCAAGTAAACGAATCCCGATGAGCTGACACAAGTCAGTGATTCGGGTGAGCACACACTGCTGCAACGTCAAGGACGAAGGGAACTAGATCCGCAAGGCTTGACCACTGCTAATCTGCGCCAACATACGCTGGCTTATCTGGTTCAAATCCAGAACTTCATTAACGCCCCCCATACCAATCGCCTCACGCGGCATGCCGAATACCACACAACTGGCCTCGTTTTGCGCGATGGTATAAGCACCGGCGCGATGCATCTCCAATAATCCGGCTGCACCATCATTGCCCATCCCCGTCAAGATAACCCCCACGGCATTACGCCCGGCATATTGCGCCACTGAGCGAAACAGAACGTCAACCGAGGGACGATGGCGATTAACCGCAGGCCCATCATGAATGCGAACCTGATAGTTAGCCCCACTACGCGCCAGCTCCATATGCCGATCACCGGGCGCAATATAGGCATGCCCCGGTAATACCCGTTCACCGTCTTCTGCTTCCTTCACGGTGATTTGGCACAGTTTATTCAGCCGCTCAGCAAATGAACGGGTAAAACCCGGCGGCATATGTTGAGTAATTAATAGTGCCGGGCTGGTTGGTGGTAACGGTTGCAATACCATTCGGATAGCTTCCGTCCCCCCGGTAGAGGCACCAATTGCAATTAACTTCTCACTACTAAGCAGCGGCGTATGCGTAAGCATAACCGGGGCATTTTCCGGTCCGCGCTGTGGCAGGCGGGCTTTAGCGGCGGTACGGATTTTCTCCGCAATCAACTCGCTGTAAGCCAGCATTCCCTCTCTGATACCTAGCTGAGGTTTGGTGACAAAATCAATCGCCCCCAATTCCAGCGCACGCATGGTTATCTCGGAGTTCTTACCGGTTAGTGATGACACCATCACTACCGGCATCGGCCGCAACCGCATCAATTTTTCAAGAAAATCCAAACCATCCATCCGCGGCATTTCAACATCGAGCGTCAAAACTTGCGGATTAAATTTTTTGATCAAATCACGGGCAACCAACGGATCGGGAGCCGCTGCAACCATTTCCATGTCTGGGTGACTGTTTATAATCTCTGTCATTAGCTGGCGCATCAATGCAGAATCATCAACGCACAATACTCTGATTTTACTCATCACCTCTCCTTGGTCAGTCCATAAACGGTCTGCCCGCGCAAATAGAATTCCCGACTAATTTGACTGAAATTCTCCGAGTGACCTGCAAACATCAGGCCGCCGGGTTTTAGCAAAGGGACAAAGCGACGCAGAATGCGCTCCTGCGTTTCTTTATCAAAATAAATCATCACGTTACGACAAAAAATTGCATCAAATTGTCCAGGCAATGCCCACTCAGGCGCCAACAGATTGAGTTGCTGGAAATGGATCATATTGGCCAATTCCGGGCGCACTCGCACCATGCCTTGATGTGGACCAGTACCACGCAAGAAATAGCGCTGCATCTGCTGTGCCGACAATGAACGCAATTCATCCTGTCGGTATATGCCACTGGTCGCTTTTTCCAGTACTTGGGTATCAATATCACTGGCTAGCACCTGGCACGAACCCGCACGATTTCCCAACACATCAGAAAGTGTCATCGCGATAGAATAAGGCTCTTCACCCGTCGATGCTGCCGTACTCCACACCGAATAACTCCCCGGCCGCTGACGAACATGCTCAGCCAGAATCGGAAAATGGTGCGCCTCACGGAAAAATGCCGTCAAGTTAGTGGTCAAGGCATTAACAAATGCTTGCCACTCTGCGCTGTTCGGGTCGGACTCCAGCAAAGCAAGGTATTGACCAAAGTCATTAATTCCCAGCAATCTTAGTCGCCTGACCAGGCGGTTGTAGACCATTTCCCGTTTGTGATCGGCCAGTACGATCCCGGCTCGTTGATAAATAAGTTGGCATATGCGTCGGAAGTGAACATCCGACAGCGGGAGCCGTTGAATCATCTGAGTCAGGATCGACCCAGACTCTTGGGGTAATGGCTGTTTCATCGATGATGGTTTCATCCGGCCTCACCCCACAACAAAGTCTTCGTTACGCCGTTTGACAATCTGGAATTTCCTTAACAGCCGGTTGCTTACCACTGCCGTCTGCTGCCTGCCCCTCCCCGCTGTCGCTATCCTGCTCCAAACGAAAGACAGACACTGCATCGGAGAGCCTACTTGCCTGCTCTTCCAGTGCGTTGGCCGCAGCCGCAGCCTCTTCCACTAATGCGGCGTTTTGCTGAGTGACCTGATCCATCTGTGTTACTGCAAGTGAAACCTGCTCAATACCTCGGCTTTGTTCATCCGAGGCGGAAGCGATTTCACCCATAATGTCGGTAACCCGAGTCACTGAGCGAACAATCTCTTCCATGGTAGTACCCGCATTTTCGACCAGAGTGGATCCCTGTCGAACACGGCTGACCGACTCATCAATCAACCCTTTAATCTCTTTTGCTGCTTGTGCACTGCGCTGGGCCAGATTACGGACTTCACCGGCGACGACAGCAAAACCGCGCCCCTGCTCACCGGCGCGAGCTGCCTCAACAGCAGCATTTAACGCCAGGATATTGGTTTGGAAGGCAATACCGTCGATAACACTGGTTATGGCACCGATCTTCTGTGAACTGGTGGCAATATCATGCATGGTTGTCACCACACTGCCTGCCAACTCGCCCCCTTTGGCGGCGGTCCCTGATGCGTCTTTTGCCAGTAATGTTGCCTGACGTGCATTATCTGCATTCTGTTTCACTGTGGCGGTCAGTTGTTCCATACTGGCTGCTGTTTGTTCCAACGATGCCGCTTGTTGCTCGGTTCTTGCCGACAAATCATTGTTACCCGCAGAAATTTCCTGAATCCCCGTCAGCATGGCTTCAGTACCATCTCGGACATGGCTAACGGTGGTGATCAACGACTGCTGCATGATGCGTAAACTGGCAAACATCTCGCTAATTTCATTGCGCCCAGAGACATAAATCTGCGCCGATAAATCCCCCCGCGCGATGCGGTCAAAATGCGCGCGCATAATTTTCAGCGGCGTGACAAACATGGTGCGCAGCCAAACAAGCGACGAAATCGCCATGGCGATTACCATGACAATCGCAGCACCAAATATCCACATGGAGAGATGATACGCCTGCTGGTTTTGGGTACCGGCCTCAGCAATCACTTCATTGGCGTACTGCAAATACTGTAAAAAATCGGCTTCGAACAAATCTTGTGTTTTCTGGGTGGGTTGATCCATAAAGCCTTGTAAATTACCGGCTTCCAGAAAATCGATTAGTTGTCGTAACGACGTCCGTAAGTTCTGATAACTGTTTTTGGTGGCATCCAACAATTCACTACCGTTATCACTCTCATCAAGGCGTGGCACAGCAATAAACTGATTGAAGTAGAGGTCAGCTTTCTGTAATGAGCTGCGCGCATTGCCCATTAATGCGTTGACTTGCTCCTGAGGTACTTTGAGAGCCGAGCGCGTCCCCGCCCGGTTTAAGGTATTACGCGCCTGAAGCAAGGATACCCAACTGAGGCTTAATGCATCCCGTTGCTGACTACTGAGATCCACCCGGTTCAAATTTTGGTAGTCTGAGCGAAAAGCAGTAAATGACAGACCACTTGAAATTAACTGTATCGAGCAAATCAATATCAGTAACAGGAAAAAGCTGGTAGAAATCCGAATTCGGCCAAACATCGTAACCTCTTCTCAGCCAGCTCATTGGCCGGCTTTATCTATTCCCGTTATACTTCAAGCTGCACGTTGGCTGCGCTCAATCACCCCAGTCACTGACTTGTGTCAGCTCTTGGGGATTAAGAGCCTCATCAGAGGCCCACCCTACGGGCCAGCGCTGGCGCTGTTCAAAATGGTTTACAACCAATTTGTCACTCACTTGCCGCCTTCCTGCAACTCGAATTATTTAGGGTATATTTTTTTGTGTAGGGTCTAGAAAGTTTCCCAATTGTCTTGCAGGTCACTTCCCAGTGTTTTTTTAGCCGTGATGCTCAAATCCTGTGCCGGCTGTTTTATTTTTCTAGCATCTCGTGTAGTACTACCGTTATCCATACGCAGAACGAATACAGACATGGATTGGGTTAACATACTGGCTTGTTCTTCCAGTGCGGCGGCGGCAGAGGCTGACTCTTCCACCAAAGAGGCGTTTTGCTGGGTGACACGGTCCATTTCAGTGACCGCTTGACCCACTTGATCGATACCGCGACTTTGTTCATCAGAAGCAGAAGCGATTTCCCCCATGATGTCGGTGACGCGTGTTACCGCATTAACGATATCCCCCATGGTTTCACCCGCACTTTCAACCAGTACTGACCCCATATCGACACGGCTAACCGAGTCTTCAATAAGGCCCTTAATCTCTTTTGCAGCTTGCGCACTGCGTTGTGCCAGATTACGAACTTCACCTGCCACCACAGCAAAACCACGGCCCTGTTCACCCGCTCGCGCAGCTTCAACGGCGGCGTTCAGTGCCAGGATATTGGTCTGGAAAGCGATACCATCGATAACGCTGGTGATATCAGCAATCTTCTGCGAACTGCCGGCAATTTCATGCATGGTTTGCACCACATTCGCCACCACTTTGCCACCTTTCTGTGCCGTTTCCGACGCACTCAAGGCCAGTTGGCTAGCTTGACGGGCATTCTCAGCATTCTGTTTCACGGTGGCAGTTAACTGCTCCATGCTGGCGGCGGTTTCTTCCAGTGAGGCGGCTTGTTGTTCTGTACGCGCCGACAGATCGTTGTTGCCGGCGGAAATTTCTGAGGCACCGCTATAAATGGCATCGGCACCTAAACGCACATCACTGACGGTAGTAATCAATTCCGTTTGCATGTGTTTCAGGCTGGCTGCCAATGTGCCCATTTCGTTGCGACTATGCACTTCGATAGTCTGGGTTAAGTCACCGTTAGCGATATGTTTAATATGCTCGATCAAGTGCTTAAGCGGATTAATCAAGATGTGTTGCATACCAAGCCAAACAACAATAATCACCGCACATACCACAATCAGTACGGTAATAATCACACCCATCGCGAAGCTAAATGATTGGTTGCTGTCTTCCACTGCGGCGGCATACAAGCGATCATTTTGTGTCAGGTAAGTGTTGTAGTCCTGCTCAAAAGCATTTTGGAAGCTAGAGGTGGGTTGATCGAAGAACTCATTGATCTTGCCAGCTTCCATCAATTGGATCAGTTCGGTCAAAGCACCAAAGTATTGGTCATAAGTCTGTTTTAATTTTTTAGCTGACTCAGCATCTTGTTGGCTATCCAACGGGATCTGTTCGTAACTTTTAAAACGCTCCGCCGCCACACCCAATGTCCCTTTGGCTGAAGCCAACAGGTCATTCACCGTAGGGCCACTACCGGTGTGATTCACATCCATCATGTAACGGATGCCTGCGCGGTTCAGCGTATTACGGGTTTGCAGCAGATTTACCCAACTTTCATTCAACACCGACTGTTGCTGACGAATAACTTGTAAGACCGCGAAGTTCTCTTTGTCATTTTTCAGGGAATTGAAGAAAAGCCCGCCGGAAACGAGCTGCAAGGCACCAAATAGCACTAACACCAACAGGAGGCTGGTGACCACTCTCATACGCTTAAACATGTTATCCCTTCATAAGTACGTCAAAACACGGGTACGCCAAAACATAGGACGTCTAATTAACTGTGTTATCGGCACTGGGAGGGGGAACTTTACCGGAGAGAGACATTATTTTAACGAGATGGGTGTGAGTGTTAGCCGTTTGTTATTATCGATGTAGAAACCGAGCTAATCAGGCTTGATCGGCTAAAAGCGGCCCGCTGTTTCGGCGAAGAACGCGATGGTGATTGGTTCGGTTGATATGAGACATGTGATCACCTGATCACTGAACGAATATCAACCGAAACCTTCTGGGCAGACTAACTTAAACTTACCCTTTAATGACAGAGTCAATCAACGACATCTCTTCACTGCTTAACAACTTTTCAATATCAACCAAAATCAGCATTCTTTCCCCGAGTGAACCTAAACCTGTTAGATACTCAGTTGCCAAAGTGACGGCAAATTCTGGTGCTGGGCGTATCTGTTCAGTGGTTAATGACAGCACATCAGACACCCCATCAACAACAATACCAACCACGCGCTGATCAAAATTCAGCACGATCACCACGGTATTTTCGTTATAACTCACGCCGCTTTGTGCAAACTTAACCCGTAAATCAATAATGGGGACAATGACACCACGTAAGTTAGTGACACCTTTAATAAACGTTGGGGTGTTAGCGATACGGGTCACCTGATCGTAACCACGGATCTCTTGTACTTTCAGAATATCAATTCCGTACTCTTCATCGCCCAGCGTAAAAATCAGGAACTCTTGTCCTACCGTTTCGCCAGCCAGCTTCGTGACGGTTGCTAGTCCTGCCATGTTTTCACCCTTCAATCAATAGGTTGAGTTTATGTTTGTTTTCAGGACCGGAATAAATTCCGCGCCCTATACCTGTTTTCATACGGGTTTAATACAGGCTTCATAGAGGTCCACCTGTTAGGCAGCGACCACATCATCAGCCGTTACGCGCTTTTCCCGGTTTAATGCCTGCAAAGCCGACACATCAACAATTAATGCTACGCTGCCATCACCCAATATGGTTGCGGCAGAAATACCTGGCACCTTGCGATAGTTACTCTCAAGGTTTTTCACCACCACCTGATGCTGACCAATCAATTGATCAACCAAGAGTGCATAGCGACGCCCGGCACTTTGCAGAATCACAACAATGCCCTGAGTCGCTTCAGTTTTGGCATTTTCAACATCAAATACCCGGTATAACTCAACCAAAGGTAAGTATTCACCGCGCACTTGCAATACCCGCTCACCGCCGGCTAACGGATGCAAATCTTCAGCCAAAGGTTGCAGCGATTCCATTACCGCATTCAATGGCAAAATGAAGACTTCATCACTGACTTTTACTGACATTCCATCAAGAATAGCCAGCGTCAATGGCAATAGAATACGGATTGACGTGCCAAGACCGGCCTGGAAACTGACTTGCACATGGCCGCCCATTTCCTGAATATTTCGCTTAACCACATCCATACCGACACCACGGCCGGAAACATCAGTGACTTGCTCGGCGGTGGAGAATCCGGGGGCAAAAATCAGCATCCCCACATCTTCATCGCTCATATGTTCATTAACAGCCATGCCTTGAGATTGGGCTTTTGCCAGA
The sequence above is drawn from the Yersinia intermedia genome and encodes:
- a CDS encoding methyl-accepting chemotaxis protein, which encodes MFGRIRISTSFFLLLILICSIQLISSGLSFTAFRSDYQNLNRVDLSSQQRDALSLSWVSLLQARNTLNRAGTRSALKVPQEQVNALMGNARSSLQKADLYFNQFIAVPRLDESDNGSELLDATKNSYQNLRTSLRQLIDFLEAGNLQGFMDQPTQKTQDLFEADFLQYLQYANEVIAEAGTQNQQAYHLSMWIFGAAIVMVIAMAISSLVWLRTMFVTPLKIMRAHFDRIARGDLSAQIYVSGRNEISEMFASLRIMQQSLITTVSHVRDGTEAMLTGIQEISAGNNDLSARTEQQAASLEQTAASMEQLTATVKQNADNARQATLLAKDASGTAAKGGELAGSVVTTMHDIATSSQKIGAITSVIDGIAFQTNILALNAAVEAARAGEQGRGFAVVAGEVRNLAQRSAQAAKEIKGLIDESVSRVRQGSTLVENAGTTMEEIVRSVTRVTDIMGEIASASDEQSRGIEQVSLAVTQMDQVTQQNAALVEEAAAAANALEEQASRLSDAVSVFRLEQDSDSGEGQAADGSGKQPAVKEIPDCQTA
- the cheW gene encoding chemotaxis protein CheW, giving the protein MAGLATVTKLAGETVGQEFLIFTLGDEEYGIDILKVQEIRGYDQVTRIANTPTFIKGVTNLRGVIVPIIDLRVKFAQSGVSYNENTVVIVLNFDQRVVGIVVDGVSDVLSLTTEQIRPAPEFAVTLATEYLTGLGSLGERMLILVDIEKLLSSEEMSLIDSVIKG
- the cheR gene encoding protein-glutamate O-methyltransferase CheR; this encodes MKPSSMKQPLPQESGSILTQMIQRLPLSDVHFRRICQLIYQRAGIVLADHKREMVYNRLVRRLRLLGINDFGQYLALLESDPNSAEWQAFVNALTTNLTAFFREAHHFPILAEHVRQRPGSYSVWSTAASTGEEPYSIAMTLSDVLGNRAGSCQVLASDIDTQVLEKATSGIYRQDELRSLSAQQMQRYFLRGTGPHQGMVRVRPELANMIHFQQLNLLAPEWALPGQFDAIFCRNVMIYFDKETQERILRRFVPLLKPGGLMFAGHSENFSQISREFYLRGQTVYGLTKER
- the cheY gene encoding chemotaxis response regulator CheY; amino-acid sequence: MADKNLRFLVVDDFSTMRRIVRNLLKELGFNNVEEAEDGVDALNKLRAGGFDFVVSDWNMPNMDGLDLLKTIRADGALATLPVLMVTAEAKKENIIAAAQAGASGYVVKPFTAATLEEKLNKIFEKLGM
- a CDS encoding methyl-accepting chemotaxis protein, producing the protein MFKRMRVVTSLLLVLVLFGALQLVSGGLFFNSLKNDKENFAVLQVIRQQQSVLNESWVNLLQTRNTLNRAGIRYMMDVNHTGSGPTVNDLLASAKGTLGVAAERFKSYEQIPLDSQQDAESAKKLKQTYDQYFGALTELIQLMEAGKINEFFDQPTSSFQNAFEQDYNTYLTQNDRLYAAAVEDSNQSFSFAMGVIITVLIVVCAVIIVVWLGMQHILINPLKHLIEHIKHIANGDLTQTIEVHSRNEMGTLAASLKHMQTELITTVSDVRLGADAIYSGASEISAGNNDLSARTEQQAASLEETAASMEQLTATVKQNAENARQASQLALSASETAQKGGKVVANVVQTMHEIAGSSQKIADITSVIDGIAFQTNILALNAAVEAARAGEQGRGFAVVAGEVRNLAQRSAQAAKEIKGLIEDSVSRVDMGSVLVESAGETMGDIVNAVTRVTDIMGEIASASDEQSRGIDQVGQAVTEMDRVTQQNASLVEESASAAAALEEQASMLTQSMSVFVLRMDNGSTTRDARKIKQPAQDLSITAKKTLGSDLQDNWETF
- the flhB gene encoding flagellar biosynthesis protein FlhB — protein: MAEDSDAEKSEEPTAHKLEKAREKGQIPRSRELTSMLMLGAGLAILWVSGESMARQLAAMISQGLHFDHGIISDDKQMLRQIGMLLSQTIMALLPIFAGLVIVALAVPMLLGGVLFSGESIKFDLQRMSLIAGLKRMFSSQALAELLKAILKATLVGWVTGIFLWHNWPDMMRLMAAPPVAALGDAVHLIIFCGLVVVLGLTPMVGFDVFFQITSHIKKLRMTKQEIRDEFKDQEGDPHVKGRIRQQQRAMARRRMMADVPKADVIVTNPTHYAVALQYNEAKMSAPKVLAKGAGAVALRIRELGAEHRIPLLEAPPLARALFRHSEVGQHIPATLYAAVAEVLAWVYQLKRWKREGGLIPKKPEHLPVPEALDFATESETD
- the cheZ gene encoding protein phosphatase CheZ, whose translation is MSNHQMPATDAASASDIISRIGQLTRMLRDSLRELGLDQAIAQAAEAIPDARDRLDYVVHMTAQAAERALNCVEAAQPRQNELESSAKALKIRWDEWFANPVELSDARALVADTREYLDVVPQHTSFTNAQLLEIMMAQDFQDLTGQVIKRMMDVVQEIEKQLLMVLMENIPDMPSKPQKPADSLLNGPQLDKNGAGVIANQDQVDDLLDSLGF
- a CDS encoding protein-glutamate methylesterase/protein-glutamine glutaminase, translated to MSKIRVLCVDDSALMRQLMTEIINSHPDMEMVAAAPDPLVARDLIKKFNPQVLTLDVEMPRMDGLDFLEKLMRLRPMPVVMVSSLTGKNSEITMRALELGAIDFVTKPQLGIREGMLAYSELIAEKIRTAAKARLPQRGPENAPVMLTHTPLLSSEKLIAIGASTGGTEAIRMVLQPLPPTSPALLITQHMPPGFTRSFAERLNKLCQITVKEAEDGERVLPGHAYIAPGDRHMELARSGANYQVRIHDGPAVNRHRPSVDVLFRSVAQYAGRNAVGVILTGMGNDGAAGLLEMHRAGAYTIAQNEASCVVFGMPREAIGMGGVNEVLDLNQISQRMLAQISSGQALRI